The Catharus ustulatus isolate bCatUst1 chromosome 15, bCatUst1.pri.v2, whole genome shotgun sequence genome has a window encoding:
- the DUSP1 gene encoding dual specificity protein phosphatase 1 isoform X1 — MVNLRVCALDCEALRGLLQERGSQCLVLDCRSFFSFNAAHIRGSCNVRLSTIVRRRAKGALALEHVVPNEELRARLRQGLFHTVVLLDERSADLEMPKRDSTMLLALGTLCREARGARICFLKGEWPRRGRESWAGSPRSVPGRAALTRAPLPAGGYEAFSSACSELCTKPAAPAGLSLPLSASPAPGSADSGCSSCGTPLYDQGGPVEILPFLYLGSAYHASRKDMLDALGITALINVSANCPNHFEGHYQYKSIPVEDNHKADISSWFNEAIDFIDSVKKEGGRVFVHCQAGISRSATICLAYLMRTNRVKLDEAFEFVKQRRSIISPNFSFMGQLLQFESQVLAPNCSAEAGSPAMAVLDRGASTTTVFNFPVSIPVHTTSSALNYLQSPITTSPSC, encoded by the exons atGGTGAACCTGCGGGTGTGCGCGCTGGACTGCGAGGCGCTGcgggggctgctgcaggagcgcGGCTCGCAGTGCCTCGTCCTCGACTGCcgctccttcttctccttcaaCGCCGCGCACATCCGCGGCTCCTGCAACGTCCGCCTGAGCACCATCGTGCGGCGCCGCGCCAAGGGCGCCCTGGCTCTGGAGCACGTCGTGCCCAACGAGGAGCTCCGCGCCCGCCTGCGCCAGGGGCTCTTCCACACCGTGGTGCTGCTGGACGAGCGCAGCGCCGACCTGGAAATGCCCAAGCGCGACAGCACCATGCTGCTGGCGCTCGGCACCCTCTGCAGGGAAGCCCGAGGTGCCCGCATCTGCTTCCTCAAGGGTGAGTGGCCGCGGAGGGGACgggagagctgggcagggtcGCCCCGCTCTGTCCCCGGCCGTGCGGCGCTCACCCGCGCTCCTCTCCCCGCAGGAGGTTACGAAGCCTTCTCGTCCGCCTGCTCCGAGCTCTGCACCAAgccggccgcccccgccgggcTCAGCCTGCCCCTGAGCGCCAGCCCCGCGCCCGGCAGCGCCGATTcgggctgcagctcctgcggGACCCCGCTCTACGACCAG GGCGGCCCCGTGGAAATCCTGCCGTTCCTGTACTTGGGCAGCGCCTATCACGCCTCCCGCAAGGACATGCTGGACGCGTTGGGGATCACGGCGCTCATCAATGTCTCGGCCAACTGCCCCAACCATTTCGAAGGGCACTACCAGTATAAAAGTATCCCCGTGGAGGACAACCACAAGGCGGATATCAGCTCCTGGTTCAACGAGGCGATCGATTTTATCG ACTCGGTGaagaaggagggaggaagggtCTTTGtgcactgccaggctggcatTTCCCGCTCGGCCACCATCTGCCTCGCTTACCTCATGAGGACCAACCGAGTCAAACTGGACGAAGCCTTCGAGTTTGTCAAGCAGAGGAGAAGCATCATCTCCCCGAATTTCAGCTTcatggggcagctgctgcagtttgagTCGCAGGTGCTTGCCCCCAACTGCTCAGCAGAAGCCGggagccctgccatggcagtgtTGGACAGAGGGGCTTCCACCACCACGGTCTTCAACTTCCCCGTCTCCATCCCGGTTCACACCACGTCCAGTGCTTTAAACTACCTTCAGAGCCCCATCACTACTTCCCCcagctgctga
- the DUSP1 gene encoding dual specificity protein phosphatase 1 isoform X2 — MVNLRVCALDCEALRGLLQERGSQCLVLDCRSFFSFNAAHIRGSCNVRLSTIVRRRAKGALALEHVVPNEELRARLRQGLFHTVVLLDERSADLEMPKRDSTMLLALGTLCREARGARICFLKGGYEAFSSACSELCTKPAAPAGLSLPLSASPAPGSADSGCSSCGTPLYDQGGPVEILPFLYLGSAYHASRKDMLDALGITALINVSANCPNHFEGHYQYKSIPVEDNHKADISSWFNEAIDFIDSVKKEGGRVFVHCQAGISRSATICLAYLMRTNRVKLDEAFEFVKQRRSIISPNFSFMGQLLQFESQVLAPNCSAEAGSPAMAVLDRGASTTTVFNFPVSIPVHTTSSALNYLQSPITTSPSC, encoded by the exons atGGTGAACCTGCGGGTGTGCGCGCTGGACTGCGAGGCGCTGcgggggctgctgcaggagcgcGGCTCGCAGTGCCTCGTCCTCGACTGCcgctccttcttctccttcaaCGCCGCGCACATCCGCGGCTCCTGCAACGTCCGCCTGAGCACCATCGTGCGGCGCCGCGCCAAGGGCGCCCTGGCTCTGGAGCACGTCGTGCCCAACGAGGAGCTCCGCGCCCGCCTGCGCCAGGGGCTCTTCCACACCGTGGTGCTGCTGGACGAGCGCAGCGCCGACCTGGAAATGCCCAAGCGCGACAGCACCATGCTGCTGGCGCTCGGCACCCTCTGCAGGGAAGCCCGAGGTGCCCGCATCTGCTTCCTCAAGG GAGGTTACGAAGCCTTCTCGTCCGCCTGCTCCGAGCTCTGCACCAAgccggccgcccccgccgggcTCAGCCTGCCCCTGAGCGCCAGCCCCGCGCCCGGCAGCGCCGATTcgggctgcagctcctgcggGACCCCGCTCTACGACCAG GGCGGCCCCGTGGAAATCCTGCCGTTCCTGTACTTGGGCAGCGCCTATCACGCCTCCCGCAAGGACATGCTGGACGCGTTGGGGATCACGGCGCTCATCAATGTCTCGGCCAACTGCCCCAACCATTTCGAAGGGCACTACCAGTATAAAAGTATCCCCGTGGAGGACAACCACAAGGCGGATATCAGCTCCTGGTTCAACGAGGCGATCGATTTTATCG ACTCGGTGaagaaggagggaggaagggtCTTTGtgcactgccaggctggcatTTCCCGCTCGGCCACCATCTGCCTCGCTTACCTCATGAGGACCAACCGAGTCAAACTGGACGAAGCCTTCGAGTTTGTCAAGCAGAGGAGAAGCATCATCTCCCCGAATTTCAGCTTcatggggcagctgctgcagtttgagTCGCAGGTGCTTGCCCCCAACTGCTCAGCAGAAGCCGggagccctgccatggcagtgtTGGACAGAGGGGCTTCCACCACCACGGTCTTCAACTTCCCCGTCTCCATCCCGGTTCACACCACGTCCAGTGCTTTAAACTACCTTCAGAGCCCCATCACTACTTCCCCcagctgctga